From Argopecten irradians isolate NY chromosome 12, Ai_NY, whole genome shotgun sequence, one genomic window encodes:
- the LOC138336073 gene encoding sterile alpha motif domain-containing protein 3-like, with protein sequence MSQRAKRKTAMMTAEVVPGPSTTALERTVKEAVNIEISPEKKAKVSSEESSSSGEEKSPEEIQLYMEETFDIRRTFITMEMPTVATLKETYPQLFQGRQMLAEFQRVTNIDIDHTIQEYCVKYANAIIDIAKHVSGSNPILRQAETIKQQNAALKQYWDMVTALCLVPLLLKENLVEMVREIGEEDSVDPKGKIVPILVSKGPLFHSDEFVLVVEEEIVQEFEEFTIAFATLFASYWVFNMQYPKTLHNTYNFMQKSVLQLRDGSPLPPPCKQLVQRLQKAGNQGQQKGKNTR encoded by the coding sequence ATGTCCCAGAGAGCAAAGCGAAAGACCGCCATGATGACTGCTGAAGTTGTGCCCGGTCCGTCGACGACCGCGCTAGAACGCACCGTGAAGGAAGCTGTGAACATTGAAATATCTCCGGAAAAGAAAGCCAAAGTTTCATCTGAGGAATCCAGTTCTTCTGGCGAAGAAAAAAGTCCAGAAGAAATTCAGCTGTATATGGAGGAGACGTTTGATATTCGAAGGACATTCATTACTATGGAGATGCCAACGGTGGCAACGCTGAAAGAGACTTATCCGCAACTGTTTCAGGGGCGTCAGATGTTAGCCGAGTTCCAGCGAGTTACCAACATAGACATCGATCATACCATACAGGAGTACTGTGTCAAGTACGCTAATGCAATAATAGATATCGCCAAGCACGTGTCTGGCTCTAACCCAATTCTCCGTCAGGCGGAGACAATCAAACAACAGAATGCAGCACTAAAACAATACTGGGACATGGTCACCGCTCTGTGTCTGGTGCCGCTTCTCCTCAAGGAGAACCTTGTCGAAATGGTTCGCGAGATCGGGGAAGAGGATAGTGTGGATCCCAAAGGGAAAATCGTGCCCATACTTGTGTCCAAGGGTCCACTGTTTCACAGTGATGAGTTTGTATTGGTTGTTGAGGAAGAGATCGTTCAGGAGTTTGAAGAATTCACCATAGCATTTGCAACTCTGTTCGCGTCGTACTGGGTGTTTAACATGCAATATCCGAAGACTCTCCACAACACATACAATTTCATGCAAAAATCTGTGCTTCAGTTGAGGGATGGCTCTCCGCTTCCTCCTCCGTGTAAACAATTGGTCCAGCGCTTACAAAAAGCCGGAAATCAAGGACAACAAAAAGGGAAAAATACTAGATAG